In a genomic window of Quercus lobata isolate SW786 chromosome 4, ValleyOak3.0 Primary Assembly, whole genome shotgun sequence:
- the LOC115985966 gene encoding putative disease resistance protein At3g14460: MGGLGKTTLAQLVYNAEDVTRYFDLKAWAFVSEVFDIVRVTKVILQSVTSEHCDASDLNLIQVKLKEKLYNKKFLQILDDVWNEDYDDWTKLCCPFEFGAPGSTIIVTTRNYGVSSTMGTAPAYELKELSSDACWHLFIQHALGVKKLTAHPKLEEIRWEILLRCKGSPLTTKVLGGVLRTKHNRDEWKNVLHSKIQDIPRETNGTIPVLKLSYQYLPSHLKWCFAYCSLFPTDYEFEENELVLLWMAKGLVQETERNKSMEDLGSEYFHDLLRRSFFQQSSNNGSLFIMHDLISDLVEWAARGFCALEWKIHWAIISNLRFLQRYDISLTFNILILKDCCNFTKLLEKIRNLVNLQHLNITNANSIREMPMGIEELKNLETLSNFVVGKGTRSKIGDLMNLEFLRGRICISSLENVLDVEDARRANLNGKKNLDALVIKWGSPHDHLQDARVAVDILDMLQPWTTVKELSIDGYVGEKFPTWLGDPSFSNIVDLRIVTCEKCMSLPAIGHLFSLKFLVIMSMAKVRSIGPEFYGEGHFKPFQFLEKLHFVNMQEWQDWIPYEVEYEEFPYLRELIISQCPKLQGKLPCHLPFLEKFSISNCKQLVVSIPSCPMLHELEIVGCKEVVTKNMDDLFLLKSIIFSIPGLKSLTKEFMKGLAKVENLKINDCNELTSLWQDSLTSLDRLEIWLCPSLINISLTSTLKVLYIKGCGALKSLPMSNCTCLECVTIEECNSLTFISRRQLPPTLKRLKIRSCENLQFLIDEGEAATLLRKLESIDSNASLLEHLFISDCPSLKCVSLRGDLFASLKHLEIWTCSKLTSLLSRDQLPMALKYLKVYNCPKLELLADKLHNNASLEYLKISNCEEIKFLPEGLHKLCHLNEIHIENCCSLVSFPDGGFIPTHLRNLWIIHCEKLEALPRMHNLTCLQTLFIHDCPSIVSFPDEGFPTNLKELSLRRVTNCKQVFEWGLHKLTSLRCLSIHANEFQDWQSFPKEEDGKMMMLLPTSLTSLRILNFPNIVLLSSKAFQNLSALEDLWISNCPKLASLPEKGLPPSLLQLYIYDCPVLKQRCKKDKEGEWFKINNIPCVEIDYRSIYEMEEEEQK, encoded by the exons ATGGGAGGATTGGGTAAAACAACTCTTGCCCAACTAGTCTACAATGCTGAAGATGTGACCCgttattttgatttgaaagcATGGGCTTTTGTTTCAGAAGTTTTTGACATTGTAAGGGTGACAAAAGTAATTCTACAATCTGTCACTTCTGAGCATTGTGATGCTAGTGATTTAAACTTAATACAAGTCAAATTGAAGGAGAAATTATACAACAAGAAGTTTCTACAAATTCTGGATGATGTATGGAACGAAGACTACGATGATTGGACTAAACTATGTTGTCCATTTGAATTTGGGGCTCCAGGAAGTACGATTATTGTCACAACTCGAAATTATGGTGTTTCATCAACAATGGGAACTGCTCCAGCTTACGAGTTGAAAGAGCTATCAAGTGATGCTTGTTGGCACCTATTTATCCAACATGCATTGGGGGTAAAAAAGCTTACAGCTCATCcaaaacttgaagaaattcGTTGGGAAATTTTATTAAGGTGCAAGGGGTCACCTTTGACAACAAAAGTACTCGGAGGTGTTTTACGCACTAAACACAATCGCGATGAGTGGAAAAATGTCTTGCATAGTAAGATCCAGGATATTCCAAGAGAGACAAATGGTACTATTCCAGTTCTTAAATTGAGCTACCAATACCTCCCTTCACATTTAAAGTGGTGCTTTGCCTACTGTTCATTATTCCCGACGGATTATGAATTTGAGGAGAATGAGCTTGTCTTGTTATGGATGGCAAAAGGTTTGGTTCAAGAAACAGAAAGAAACAAGTCGATGGAAGATCTTGGTAGTGAGTATTTTCATGATTTACTAAGGAGATCATTCTTTCAACAATCAAGCAATAATGGATCACTCTTTATCATGCATGATCTCATCAGTGATCTAGTTGAATGGGCAGCAAGAGGCTTTTGTGCATTAGAATGGAAGATACATTGGGCAATAATAAGCAACCTGAGATTTCTACAAAGGTACGACATTTCTCTTACATTCAAT ATATTGATATTGAAGGATTGTTGCAATTTCACAAAGTTACTAGAGAAAATTAGGAATCTAGTCAATCTTCAACATCTCAACATTACAAATGCAAATTCAATTAGGGAGATGCCAATGGGAATTGAAGAATTAAAGAATCTAGAAACACTATCTAATTTTGTTGTGGGGAAAGGTACTAGATCAAAGATAGGAGACTTGATGAACTTAGAGTTTCTTCGGGGAAGAATTTGCATTTCAAGTTTGGAGAATGTGCTTGATGTTGAGGATGCAAGAAGGGCCAATTTAAATGGTAAGAAGAATTTAGATGCACTAGTGATCAAATGGGGTTCTCCACATGATCATTTACAAGATGCAAGAGTTGCAGTAGATATTCTTGACATGCTACAGCCTTGGACAACTGTTAAAGAACTTTCAATTGATGGCTATGTTGGTGAGAAATTCCCAACATGGTTAGGAGATCCCTCCTTTTCTAATATTGTGGACCTAAGGATTGTAACATGTGAAAAATGCATGTCCTTGCCTGCTATTGGACATCTATTTTCCCTCAAATTTCTTGTCATTATGAGCATGGCTAAGGTGCGGAGCATTGGCCCAGAGTTTTATGGGGAAGGTCACTTTAAACCTTTTCAATTCTTAGAAAAACTTCACTTTGTGAATATGCAAGAATGGCAAGATTGGATTCCTTATGAAGTTGAGTATGAAGAATTCCCTTACTTGCGTGAGCTTATTATCTCTCAATGCCCTAAATTGCAAGGAAAATTGCCATGCCATCtcccatttttggaaaaattttctattaGTAATTGTAAGCAGTTGGTTGTTTCAATTCCAAGCTGTCCAATGCTCCATGAATTAGAAATTGTAGGGTGCAAAGAGGTGGTGACCAAAAATATGGATGACTTGTTCTTGCTAAAgtcaattattttttctattccTGGTCTCAAAAGCTTAACAAAAGAGTTCATGAAAGGGTTAGCAAAGGTTGAAAACCTAAAGATAAATGATTGTAATGAGCTGACATCTTTGTGGCAAGAtagtctcacttctcttgataGGCTGGAAATCTGGTTGTGCCCTAGTCTCATTAACATAAGCTTGACATCTACCTTAAAGGTATTGTATATTAAAGGTTGCGGTGCTTTAAAATCCTTGCCAATGTCCAATTGTACATGCTTGGAATGTGTAACTATTGAGGAATGTAATTCTTTGACGTTCATTTCTAGACGCCAACTACCTCCAACTTTGAAAAGGCTAAAGATACGAAGTTGTGAGAATTTGCAGTTTTTGATAGATGAGGGAGAGGCAGCTACTTTATTAAGGAAATTGGAGAGTATTGACAGTAATGCATCTCTTCTTGAGCACTTGTTTATTAGTGACTGCCCATCTCTAAAATGTGTATCATTAAGAGGTGACCTATTTGCATCGCTTAAACACCTTGAGATTTGGACATGCTCTAAGCTGACATCCTTATTATCAAGAGACCAGCTACCTATGGCCCTTAAATACCTAAAAGTATATAATTGCCCAAAATTAGAGTTACTAGCAGACAAGTTACACAATAATGCGTCTCTTGAATATCTTAAAATCAGTAATTGTGAAGAGATTAAATTCTTACCGGAGGGCCTACACAAACTTTGCCACCTCAATGAGATCCACATAGAAAACTGTTGTAGTCTTGTTTCATTCCCGGATGGAGGGTTTATCCCCACTCACCTGAGAAATCTTTGGATCATTCACTGTGAGAAACTAGAGGCGTTGCCCCGCATGCATAACCTCACTTGTCTTCAAACATTATTTATACATGATTGTCCAAGCATCGTATCCTTTCCAGATGAAGGCTTCCCCACCAATCTAAAGGAACTTTCATTGAGAAGGGTGACTAACTGTAAGCAAGTATTTGAGTGGGGATTGCACAAACTCACGTCTCTTAGATGTCTCTCCATTCATGCTAATGAATTTCAAGATTGGCAGTCGTTTCCTAAGGAGGAAGATGGGAAGATGATGATGCTGCTTCCTACCTCTCTCACCTCGTTGCGGATCCTGAATTTTCCAAATATAGTGTTACTATCCTCCAAGGCCTTTCAAAACCTCTCTGCTCttgaagatttgtggatctccAACTGCCCCAAACTTGCATCCCTCCCAGAGAAGGGCCTACCTCCTTCACTTCTACAACTTTATATTTACGATTGTCCAGTGCTGAAACAACGTTGCAAGAAAGACAAAGAGGGAGAGTGGTTCAAGATCAATAACATCCCTTGCGTTGAGATTGATTACCGGTCCATCTATGAGATGGAGGAAGAGGAGCAGAAATAA